GGATGGCACTACAAGAATATGGGCTTTTATTACGAGCAACTAAGTAGATATTTTAATGAGTTCGATCGATCGCAAATCATGGTTTGCTTACATGAAGATCTACAAAAACGTCCTCAAGAGACATTGCAATCGATCTATGATTTTCTTGAAGTCGATCGTAGCTTTGTGGCAGATTCGGACACCAGATACCATTCAACTGGCGGTCTGCCTAAAAATAAATACTTACACAGTCTCGTTACCAAATCTATGGAGACTGCTCAATCGATGAAAGTGGTATTAAAACCACTAATTCCTAAAAATTTGCGATTGCCGCTCTTTTATTTGCTTAATGATGTTAGGAGGAGTAACTCCCAAAAACAGCCTCTGCCGCTAGAAATCCGGAAGCAGTTAATTTCGGCATATCATGACGATATCTTGAACCTACAAGAGCTAATTCAACGTGATCTGGAATCATGGCTAAAAATTGAGGAAGCAAGCTTAGTTTAGCTTTTGCCTTATTAAAGTAGGTATCTATCTATCCTGGTTAACTGCTTGATCCTGATACATCCCAAATCAGAAAAGAGTGATTCCCCTCACAATTATTGTGTTCAAGTAGTAGCAACAGCCCAAAATGAATATCTCCAAAATCATCTATGCATTGCCGCGCTTTTTTAGAAGGCATAGTACAGTCAGGCTTTTACTTGGTTTATTTCCCAACTCACAAATTCAACTGGTTCGCTTTAATCAAGATTCCGCTCAGTTGTTTGCCAATATTACCGATCCACGGATTAGAAATTACTTTGTTAAAAGTGAATTTGATCAGGCGCACTTTTTTGATGTGGCGATTCCTTTCCTAGCTAAAGGTGGCGTTTTCTTTGATGTTGGTGCAAATTTTGGCTTCTGTAGTTTTGGGGTAATGGGAGCGTTACCACAGGTAGAGATTAAGTATCATCTATTTGAGGCTAATGCCGATATATATAGTGCCTTGGGACAATCGGCTAGTTTATATACCGATTATACCGATCGCCAAATTGTTATTAATCATTGCTGTGTAAGCGATCATGAAGGTGTTTCTAAATTAAATATAGTTGAAGATCATTTGGGAGCATCGTTTATCTCTGAGCAGGGTAATTACCAAATCAAAAATCTGGTGATTGATAACTATGTGGAAAATTCTAGCATCAACAAAATCAATTTCATGAAGCTGGATATTGAAGGGTGGGAACCGCTGGCGATCAAAGGGGCAATGCGCACAATTCAAAATGGCACGATCGATGCCATCTACACTGAAGTCATCGATCAAAACCTGAGTAGATCTGGCTACACAAGCGCAGCATTTATTGACATGCTTAAAGCCGGGGGGTTTGAATTGTTTTACTTCAAGCAATCTGACCTTAACCACTTATCAGACTCTTATTTGGGCGATCGTTTTAGCCTGGATATCAATGGCTACCCAGTTGCGCTAGCAAAATTAAAAGGCTTCCCAGCAGAGCATCATAGCGACATATTAGCAATCCACAAAAATTCTGGATTTATTTAGTTAGACTAAATTCTAAAATCATTGCCAAGGAATCTACTCAAAAGCATG
The sequence above is a segment of the Pseudanabaena sp. PCC 7367 genome. Coding sequences within it:
- a CDS encoding sulfotransferase family protein → MKMPNFLIIGAAKAGTTALYFMLNQHPEIYMSPMKETNFFALEGKTLNFKGLHGLPDGVNNISVTKIEDYQALFEFVPDRIKAIGEASPSYLYLPETPKRIKHHIPNPKLIVILRNPAERAYSAFVFKSWKGEEPFLDFAEALTQEDQRIKDNWTWGWHYKNMGFYYEQLSRYFNEFDRSQIMVCLHEDLQKRPQETLQSIYDFLEVDRSFVADSDTRYHSTGGLPKNKYLHSLVTKSMETAQSMKVVLKPLIPKNLRLPLFYLLNDVRRSNSQKQPLPLEIRKQLISAYHDDILNLQELIQRDLESWLKIEEASLV
- a CDS encoding FkbM family methyltransferase encodes the protein MNISKIIYALPRFFRRHSTVRLLLGLFPNSQIQLVRFNQDSAQLFANITDPRIRNYFVKSEFDQAHFFDVAIPFLAKGGVFFDVGANFGFCSFGVMGALPQVEIKYHLFEANADIYSALGQSASLYTDYTDRQIVINHCCVSDHEGVSKLNIVEDHLGASFISEQGNYQIKNLVIDNYVENSSINKINFMKLDIEGWEPLAIKGAMRTIQNGTIDAIYTEVIDQNLSRSGYTSAAFIDMLKAGGFELFYFKQSDLNHLSDSYLGDRFSLDINGYPVALAKLKGFPAEHHSDILAIHKNSGFI